A genomic segment from Aegilops tauschii subsp. strangulata cultivar AL8/78 chromosome 1, Aet v6.0, whole genome shotgun sequence encodes:
- the LOC141033067 gene encoding uncharacterized protein, with amino-acid sequence MVQVSEGGDVMIRLTMNCCRGRRPARRTSTSASLPGSERRKGSARGEDDAVLETENDWLQIILDTCNADIRDKILLLIWRAWFLRDNCVHGDGKESISRSASFLTRYEEEIRNCLVATDSERGKEPVGSKNICNVRRENDAGNHWYAPPAGFAKLNTDTAYNPDSELSYAGAVARDYKGIPVVSLGQNTGTCMDVMEAEACAIREGLIGLSALFNGHIIIETDCSTLAKELSPQATNRSHCFPIIRDIRECLGHFVSWQVNWISRERNKFAHNLAMEAKDHGDFKMIGAVPSRVQEVWLYDRNLDAF; translated from the exons ATGGTCCAggtgagcgagggcggcgacgtcaTGATCCGCCTGACGATGAACTGTTGCCGTGGTCGCCGGCCGGCGCGGAGAACCAGCACGTCGGCATCGCTGCCGGGCTCGGAGAGGAGGAAGGGCTCGGCGAGGGGGGAGGACGATGCGGTGCTGGAGACG GAGAATGATTGGCTACAGATCATCCTGGACACATGCAATGCAGACATCCGGGATAAAATCCTTTTACTGATATGGAGAGCATGGTTCCTACGGGACAACTGCGTGCATGGGGATGGGAAAGAATCCATCTCGAGATCTGCATCCTTCCTGACAAGATATGAAGAGGAAATCCGAAACTGTCTTGTCGCCACAGATAGCGAGAGGGGGAAAGAGCCAGTGGGAAGCAAGAACATATGTAATGTGAGGCGGGAAAATGATGCAGGCAACCATTGGTATGCTCCTCCAGCGGGATTTGCAAAACTGAATACGGACACAGCATACAACCCTGACTCGGAACTGAGCTATGCCGGAGCTGTGGCTAGAGACTACAAGGGAATCCCCGTTGTCTCCCTTGGGCAGAATACTGGGACCTGCATGGACGTAATGGAGGCTGAAGCATGTGCTATTAGAGAAGGCCTGATAGGCCTGTCCGCTCTGTTTAATGGCCATATAATCATCGAAACTGATTGCAGTACACTAGCTAAAGAGTTGTCCCCGCAAGCCACAAACCGATCCCACTGTTTTCCGATTATCAGAGATATACGTGAGTGCTTGGGGCACTTCGTATCCTGGCAAGTCAACTGGATCAGCAGGgaaaggaacaagttcgcgcacAATCTGGCGATGGAAGCAAAAGATCATGGGGATTTCAAGATGATTGGAGCTGTACCAAGTAGGGTGCAGGAGGTTTGGTTGTATGACCGTAATctagatgcattttag